The following coding sequences are from one Pantoea alfalfae window:
- a CDS encoding sensor domain-containing phosphodiesterase, producing MHNEQNGSDVKRLSAIKALLSPDETRDKVLERFVNLASQVLGISGSFISIIDDNNQYIRASRNFDLKQSTRDESLCRHVVDGEGHLVVVDTLLDERFVTHPFVKGDPHIRFYAGVSLQNLDGAVLGTLCVTDTQPHPFTDEKLATLRSLATLVTSFLDAWNNAGFADVITHLPNRPRLIRDIQQLTLVAPQSRFRLILIDCLDIIRAYELSRAVGIAPMEKLLRQMAQDVAHRLNLPENETLYTFAPGRFALVQPYSGRYSAHNISDLFKGMRADLAENITLDLDVFTGETEFVPGQMDANETVRQAVSALHEAIDENISAMSFDESYDSRRTEDFLIMNDLAQALNKDEELYLAWQPKVCLKTGKTVGLEALIRWNHPERGELFPSEFIPLAGKTNLISDLTNWVIDHAVEQLARWNREYDLIPVSINVSERDFARPDFADQLVAKLAAAQLPNSIMGIECLENELITKSDVAIKGLEALKSHGFMVSLDDFGTGYSNISYLQDIPLDVIKIDRSLISRMGEDDASKIIVRCIIQMLKELNYTVLAEGVEAEATLGLLKTYGCDQIQGYFFSKPLPASDIEHWLYQKSR from the coding sequence GCATAACGAGCAAAACGGCAGCGACGTAAAACGCCTGAGTGCAATTAAGGCACTTTTGTCGCCGGATGAAACCCGGGATAAGGTGCTGGAGAGATTCGTGAATCTCGCCAGTCAGGTGCTGGGTATTTCAGGCAGCTTCATTTCGATTATTGACGATAATAATCAATACATAAGAGCGTCACGGAACTTCGATCTTAAACAATCGACCCGTGATGAATCTCTTTGCCGCCACGTCGTTGATGGTGAGGGACATCTGGTGGTGGTTGACACCTTACTGGATGAGCGCTTTGTCACGCACCCGTTTGTGAAAGGCGATCCGCATATTCGTTTCTATGCCGGTGTCTCGCTGCAGAACCTCGACGGTGCGGTGCTGGGCACGCTCTGCGTCACCGATACCCAGCCACATCCCTTTACGGATGAGAAACTCGCCACGCTGCGCTCACTGGCTACGCTGGTCACCTCTTTTCTGGATGCCTGGAACAACGCGGGTTTTGCCGACGTCATTACGCACCTGCCGAATCGCCCACGCCTGATTCGTGATATTCAGCAACTTACCCTTGTCGCACCGCAGAGCCGCTTTCGCCTGATTCTTATCGACTGCCTCGACATCATTCGTGCCTATGAGCTTTCCCGTGCGGTGGGTATTGCGCCGATGGAGAAATTGCTCAGGCAGATGGCGCAGGATGTGGCACACCGGCTCAATCTTCCGGAGAATGAGACGCTCTATACTTTCGCCCCAGGCCGTTTCGCCCTTGTTCAGCCCTACTCAGGCCGTTATTCAGCGCATAACATAAGCGATCTGTTCAAAGGCATGCGGGCCGATCTGGCGGAAAATATCACGCTCGATCTGGATGTCTTTACCGGCGAAACAGAGTTTGTACCGGGACAGATGGATGCCAACGAAACGGTACGTCAGGCCGTTAGCGCGCTACATGAAGCGATTGATGAGAACATCAGTGCGATGTCGTTTGATGAGAGTTACGACTCGCGGCGCACCGAAGACTTTTTGATCATGAATGATCTGGCTCAGGCGCTGAATAAAGATGAAGAGTTGTATCTCGCCTGGCAGCCTAAAGTGTGTCTCAAAACCGGTAAAACGGTCGGGCTGGAGGCCCTGATCCGCTGGAATCACCCTGAGCGGGGTGAGCTTTTCCCATCAGAATTTATTCCGTTAGCCGGTAAAACCAACCTGATCTCCGATCTGACCAACTGGGTTATCGATCACGCTGTTGAGCAGTTGGCGCGCTGGAATCGCGAGTACGACCTGATTCCGGTCTCGATCAACGTCAGTGAACGCGACTTTGCCAGGCCCGATTTTGCCGATCAGCTGGTGGCGAAATTAGCGGCAGCGCAGTTACCTAACTCGATTATGGGTATTGAGTGTCTTGAGAATGAGCTGATCACCAAAAGTGATGTGGCGATCAAAGGGCTGGAAGCGCTGAAGTCGCACGGCTTTATGGTCTCTCTGGATGATTTCGGCACCGGCTACAGCAATATCAGCTACCTGCAGGATATCCCGCTGGATGTGATTAAGATCGACCGATCGCTGATCTCGCGTATGGGCGAAGACGACGCATCTAAAATCATCGTCAGATGCATTATCCAAATGCTGAAAGAGCTGAATTACACCGTGCTGGCCGAGGGTGTGGAAGCAGAAGCTACGCTGGGACTGCTGAAAACCTACGGCTGCGATCAGATTCAGGGCTACTTCTTTTCAAAACCGCTGCCAGCCAGCGACATTGAACACTGGCTTTATCAGAAGTCACGCTAG
- a CDS encoding ABC transporter substrate-binding protein, whose product MTKMPLFVLLFSASLASQVQAMEKLTLVLDWYINPDHAPIMVAQQTGAFAAEGLEVNIVPPSDPALPPRLVAAKQADLAITYQTQLHFFADQGLPLMRVGTLINTPLNTLMTLDKTVKKPADLKGKRIGYSVSGIEEATLATMLSHDGIKADQVKRVNVNFQLTSALMTGQVDAVIGGYRNIEALEMKLAGKDPVVLNVEDYGVPAYDELIIVANRDEAHAEKIKKFLRALKKGNAQLQAHPEESWQAFAQAHPELNTPLNHQAWQATLPLFAADPAKLDRARYQTYEQFLFDNKLIKHITPVERYAIGSE is encoded by the coding sequence ATGACTAAAATGCCCCTGTTTGTCCTGCTGTTCAGCGCCTCCTTAGCCTCGCAGGTTCAGGCGATGGAAAAACTGACGCTGGTGCTCGACTGGTATATCAACCCCGACCATGCACCCATTATGGTGGCTCAGCAAACCGGTGCGTTTGCGGCAGAGGGTCTGGAGGTTAACATTGTGCCGCCTTCCGACCCTGCGCTGCCGCCGCGTCTGGTCGCCGCTAAGCAGGCGGACTTAGCGATAACGTATCAGACGCAGCTGCATTTTTTCGCCGACCAGGGCCTGCCGCTGATGCGTGTGGGCACGCTGATTAATACGCCACTGAATACGCTGATGACGCTGGACAAAACGGTGAAAAAACCAGCGGATTTGAAAGGAAAACGTATCGGTTATTCCGTCAGCGGCATTGAAGAAGCAACGCTGGCGACCATGCTGAGCCATGACGGCATTAAGGCCGATCAGGTAAAGCGGGTTAACGTCAATTTTCAGCTCACCAGCGCCCTGATGACCGGGCAGGTTGATGCGGTGATAGGTGGCTATCGCAATATCGAAGCTCTGGAGATGAAACTTGCTGGCAAAGATCCGGTGGTGTTAAACGTCGAGGATTACGGCGTGCCGGCCTATGATGAGCTGATTATCGTTGCTAACCGTGATGAGGCGCATGCAGAAAAAATTAAAAAGTTTCTGCGGGCACTGAAAAAGGGGAATGCACAGTTGCAGGCTCACCCTGAAGAGAGCTGGCAGGCATTTGCACAGGCGCATCCTGAGCTGAATACACCGCTAAACCATCAGGCATGGCAGGCTACGCTGCCGCTGTTCGCCGCCGATCCGGCAAAACTGGATCGCGCACGCTATCAGACTTATGAGCAGTTTTTGTTTGATAATAAGCTGATTAAACACATCACTCCGGTTGAGCGTTACGCTATCGGCAGTGAGTGA
- a CDS encoding ABC transporter permease — protein MRLRFAALRRGVMLSAGLITLWWLATLTSVPAFLLPSPAAVATALWDNAGYLGHHSLITLTEILIGMALGVLLGAVLALGMTFSPWLQRWMMPLVITSQAIPVFALAPLLVLWFGFGMSAKVAIAVLVIFFPVTSAFFDGLRRVTPGYLDLARTMGASHIAQLRHVRLLAALPALGSGLRMAAAVAPIGAIIGEWVGSAEGLGYVMLNANARMQSDLCFAALFILVLMTLTLWLIIDLLLRRLITWIPEPH, from the coding sequence ATGAGATTACGTTTCGCCGCGCTTCGCCGTGGAGTCATGCTCTCTGCCGGATTGATTACGCTGTGGTGGCTCGCCACACTCACTTCCGTTCCGGCCTTTCTGCTGCCCTCGCCCGCTGCGGTTGCTACCGCACTGTGGGACAACGCTGGCTATCTCGGCCATCACAGCCTGATCACCCTGACTGAAATCCTCATCGGTATGGCGCTCGGCGTGCTGCTGGGCGCGGTGCTGGCACTGGGCATGACCTTTTCGCCGTGGTTACAGCGCTGGATGATGCCGCTGGTGATCACCAGCCAGGCGATTCCGGTATTTGCCCTGGCACCGCTATTGGTGCTCTGGTTTGGCTTTGGCATGAGCGCCAAAGTCGCGATAGCGGTACTGGTGATCTTCTTTCCTGTTACCTCAGCTTTTTTTGATGGCCTGCGTCGCGTCACGCCTGGCTATCTCGATCTGGCTCGCACGATGGGCGCTTCACACATAGCACAACTGCGTCATGTCCGGCTGTTAGCCGCACTGCCCGCCCTGGGTTCGGGCTTACGGATGGCAGCGGCCGTCGCGCCGATCGGTGCCATCATTGGTGAATGGGTCGGATCGGCTGAAGGGCTGGGCTACGTGATGCTGAATGCCAACGCCCGGATGCAGAGCGACCTCTGTTTCGCTGCCCTGTTTATTCTGGTGCTGATGACGCTGACTCTCTGGCTTATCATCGACCTTCTGCTTCGCCGCCTGATTACCTGGATTCCCGAGCCACACTGA
- a CDS encoding ABC transporter ATP-binding protein, which translates to MKPLNDAVPPGISVRQLCLTLDQQPLFSELNLEIAGGAFTALLGASGVGKSSLMRVIAGLTPPTSGQIKGSDGLPLAGRIAWMGQQDLLYPWLTVEQNVCLASRLKGEKADRDLVQHLLARVGLSHCARARPATLSGGMRQRVALARTLYTRQPIVLMDEPFSALDALTRTQIQTLAAEVLAGHTVLLITHDAAEACRLGHHLLVMGSAGIETCPPLQGQPPRAADDTSVIQSQATLLKQLSRLGG; encoded by the coding sequence ATGAAGCCGCTGAACGATGCCGTGCCGCCGGGTATTTCCGTTCGCCAGCTCTGCCTGACGCTGGATCAGCAGCCATTGTTCAGCGAGCTTAATCTGGAGATCGCGGGTGGTGCATTTACCGCTTTGCTGGGTGCCAGCGGCGTAGGTAAAAGCAGCCTGATGCGAGTGATTGCCGGTCTGACGCCGCCCACTTCGGGACAAATTAAGGGCAGCGATGGTCTGCCGCTGGCCGGGCGCATCGCCTGGATGGGGCAACAGGATTTGCTCTATCCCTGGCTGACGGTGGAACAGAACGTCTGCCTCGCCAGCCGCTTGAAAGGTGAGAAAGCCGATCGTGATCTGGTGCAGCATCTGCTGGCGCGGGTTGGCCTGAGCCACTGTGCCCGTGCGCGACCTGCGACACTTTCGGGCGGTATGCGTCAGCGGGTAGCGCTGGCGCGTACCCTCTATACCCGTCAGCCCATTGTACTGATGGATGAGCCCTTCTCGGCGCTGGATGCACTGACCCGGACACAGATTCAGACTCTGGCGGCAGAAGTGCTGGCCGGACATACCGTGCTGCTGATCACTCATGATGCCGCGGAAGCCTGTCGCCTCGGTCATCACCTGCTGGTAATGGGTTCAGCAGGCATTGAAACCTGCCCGCCACTCCAGGGCCAGCCACCACGGGCAGCAGACGATACCAGCGTGATCCAGAGTCAGGCCACCTTGCTGAAACAGCTAAGCAGGCTGGGCGGATGA
- a CDS encoding TenA family protein, protein MSHPLFETGFYGRLRQQAGTQWHDYVRHNFVQQLGQGTLPPAAFRHYLTQDYLFLLHFARAWGLLISKLSEPAALRSATASLNAIISELPLHLAYCQQWGISEEAVASEPEAMETINYTRYVLDVGHTGDALALMTALMPCVAGYAEIGLRLLDNPATCFEGNPYAAWIENYGDESYLTGVGSSLLLFETLAQQRAGEQRINSLSEIFTTATRLEAAFWQMGLNHADGLRGSS, encoded by the coding sequence ATGTCACATCCGCTTTTCGAAACCGGTTTTTATGGTCGTCTGCGCCAGCAGGCGGGCACGCAATGGCACGATTATGTCAGGCACAATTTTGTGCAGCAGCTCGGTCAGGGTACGCTGCCACCCGCCGCTTTCCGCCACTATCTCACCCAGGATTATCTGTTCCTGCTGCACTTCGCCCGTGCGTGGGGCCTGTTGATCAGTAAGCTCTCTGAACCGGCTGCGTTACGCAGCGCGACGGCATCGCTGAACGCCATTATCAGCGAACTGCCGCTGCATCTGGCTTACTGCCAGCAATGGGGCATCAGCGAAGAGGCGGTGGCGAGCGAACCTGAGGCAATGGAAACAATCAATTATACCCGCTACGTGCTGGACGTGGGTCACACCGGAGATGCGCTGGCGCTGATGACGGCGCTGATGCCCTGCGTCGCCGGTTATGCGGAAATCGGCCTGAGGCTGCTGGACAATCCTGCGACCTGCTTTGAGGGGAATCCTTACGCGGCATGGATTGAGAATTACGGCGATGAGTCCTACCTGACGGGCGTCGGTTCCTCACTGTTGCTGTTTGAAACTTTGGCTCAGCAGCGCGCCGGTGAACAACGTATTAACTCACTGTCGGAGATTTTTACGACCGCAACCCGGCTGGAAGCGGCGTTCTGGCAGATGGGTCTTAATCATGCTGACGGTCTGCGGGGCAGCTCATGA
- a CDS encoding 6-phospho-beta-glucosidase, producing MSDSRFPQGFLWGGALAANQSEGGFREGGKGATTVDMIPHGPHRLAVKLGLEKRFTLRDDEFYPSHDAIDFYHRYPEDIALMAEMGFSVFRTSIAWSRLYPNGDELTPNPEGIAFYRAVFEECRKYNIEPLVTLCHFDVPMHLVTEYGSWRNRKMVDFFARYARSCFEAFDGLVKYWLTFNEINILLHSPFSGAGLVFEPGENKEQVKYQAAHHELVASALVTRIAHEVNPANQIGCMLAGGNFYPWSSKPEDVWAALEKDRENLFFIDVQARGAYPAYAARVFREKGVTLEIADGDADILKNSVDFVSFSYYASRCASAEMNEQNSSAANVVKSLTNPHVPRSEWGWGIDPLGLRITMNMMYDRYQKPLFLVENGLGARDEIDANGEINDDYRISYLREHIRAMGDAIEDGVPVMGYTSWGCIDLVAASTGEMSKRYGFVYVDRDDLGNGTLARTRKKSFWWYKKVIASNGANLE from the coding sequence ATGTCTGATTCAAGGTTCCCGCAAGGATTTTTATGGGGCGGCGCGTTAGCCGCCAATCAGAGTGAAGGCGGTTTTCGTGAGGGCGGAAAGGGCGCAACCACCGTCGATATGATCCCGCATGGCCCACACCGACTGGCGGTCAAACTGGGTCTGGAAAAGCGCTTTACGCTGCGGGATGATGAATTTTATCCCAGCCATGATGCCATTGATTTCTATCATCGCTATCCGGAAGATATTGCGCTGATGGCGGAAATGGGATTCAGCGTATTTCGTACGTCAATTGCCTGGAGCCGCCTCTATCCAAACGGTGATGAACTGACGCCCAATCCAGAAGGCATCGCTTTTTACCGTGCCGTCTTTGAGGAGTGCCGGAAATATAATATCGAACCGCTGGTTACGCTCTGTCATTTCGATGTGCCGATGCATCTGGTGACCGAATATGGCTCATGGCGCAATCGCAAAATGGTCGACTTCTTTGCCCGCTATGCCCGCAGCTGTTTCGAGGCGTTTGATGGCCTGGTGAAATACTGGCTAACCTTTAACGAGATCAATATCCTGCTGCACAGCCCGTTTTCCGGTGCGGGTCTGGTGTTCGAACCGGGTGAGAATAAGGAGCAGGTGAAGTATCAGGCGGCGCATCACGAACTGGTTGCCAGCGCGCTGGTTACGCGGATCGCGCATGAAGTGAATCCAGCAAATCAGATCGGCTGTATGCTGGCAGGCGGCAACTTTTATCCGTGGTCCAGTAAACCAGAGGATGTCTGGGCGGCGCTGGAGAAGGATCGTGAAAACCTGTTCTTCATTGATGTGCAGGCACGCGGTGCCTATCCGGCTTACGCCGCCCGCGTGTTCCGGGAAAAAGGCGTTACGCTTGAGATCGCTGATGGCGATGCCGATATCCTGAAAAATAGCGTCGACTTTGTCTCGTTCAGTTATTACGCCTCTCGCTGCGCCTCGGCGGAAATGAACGAACAGAACAGCAGCGCAGCCAATGTGGTGAAATCCCTGACCAATCCCCATGTGCCACGCAGTGAGTGGGGCTGGGGCATCGATCCACTGGGCTTACGCATTACTATGAATATGATGTATGACCGTTACCAGAAGCCACTTTTCCTGGTAGAGAATGGCCTGGGGGCGCGCGATGAAATCGACGCGAATGGCGAGATCAATGATGATTATCGTATCAGCTATCTGCGTGAACACATCCGCGCCATGGGCGATGCCATTGAAGATGGCGTGCCGGTGATGGGTTACACCAGCTGGGGCTGCATCGATCTGGTTGCCGCCTCAACCGGTGAAATGAGCAAGCGCTACGGTTTCGTCTACGTTGACCGCGACGACCTGGGTAACGGCACGCTGGCGCGCACGCGCAAAAAGTCTTTCTGGTGGTATAAGAAAGTGATTGCCAGCAACGGGGCCAATCTTGAGTGA
- the ascF gene encoding PTS cellobiose/arbutin/salicin transporter subunit IIBC: MPMNYAEVSRAIVDALGGLTNIEAVTHCMTRLRFVVKDETRVDYPRLKAIKGVMGVVHNDTQCQVIIGNNVSQAYQAVLALGSPGAVAPEPVKRKITLRSIGAGILDALVGTMSPLIPAIIGGSMVKLLAMILDMAGVFEKGSSTLVILNVIGDGAFFFLPVMVAASAALKFKTNMSLAIAIAGVLVHPNFVELMAKAAQGQHVEFAFIPVTAVKYTYTVIPALVMTWILSHIERGVDRITPAVTKNFLKPMLIVLIAAPIAIVLIGPIGIWIGSGISALVYTVHGYLGWLSVAIMGAIWPLLVMTGMHRVFTPTIIQTIAETGKEGMVMPSEIGANLSLGGSSLAVAFRTKNRELRQTALAAAASAIIAGISEPALYGVAVRLKRPLIACLISGFICGAVAGIGGLASHSMASPGLFTSVQFFDPSNPISIVWVGAVMVLSVVLSFVLTLLLGFEDIPEAETETKSESATAAHPAPLTERTNAINSH, from the coding sequence ATGCCCATGAACTATGCCGAGGTGTCACGCGCCATTGTCGATGCGCTAGGCGGCCTCACCAATATCGAAGCTGTCACTCACTGCATGACGCGTCTGCGGTTTGTGGTGAAAGATGAAACTCGGGTCGACTATCCCCGCCTCAAAGCGATTAAAGGTGTCATGGGTGTGGTGCACAACGACACGCAGTGCCAGGTGATCATTGGCAATAACGTCTCTCAGGCTTACCAGGCGGTACTGGCACTGGGATCGCCCGGTGCGGTAGCCCCTGAACCGGTGAAGCGCAAAATCACCCTGCGAAGCATCGGCGCGGGCATTCTGGATGCGCTGGTGGGCACCATGTCACCACTCATCCCGGCGATTATTGGCGGGTCGATGGTTAAGCTGCTGGCGATGATTCTGGATATGGCTGGCGTGTTTGAGAAAGGTTCGTCAACGCTGGTGATCCTCAACGTGATTGGCGACGGCGCATTCTTCTTTCTGCCTGTCATGGTGGCAGCCTCTGCGGCGCTGAAATTCAAAACCAATATGTCGCTGGCGATCGCGATTGCTGGCGTACTGGTGCATCCCAATTTTGTTGAGCTGATGGCAAAAGCGGCGCAGGGTCAGCACGTTGAATTCGCTTTCATTCCGGTGACGGCGGTGAAATATACCTACACGGTGATCCCGGCACTGGTGATGACCTGGATTCTGTCGCACATCGAGCGCGGCGTGGACCGTATTACCCCGGCCGTTACCAAAAACTTTCTGAAACCGATGTTGATTGTGCTGATTGCTGCCCCTATCGCGATTGTGCTGATTGGCCCGATTGGCATCTGGATCGGCAGCGGCATCTCTGCGCTGGTTTACACCGTGCATGGCTATCTTGGCTGGCTTTCCGTCGCGATTATGGGTGCCATCTGGCCGCTGCTGGTGATGACCGGGATGCATCGTGTGTTCACACCGACCATCATCCAGACCATTGCTGAAACCGGCAAAGAGGGCATGGTGATGCCGTCAGAAATTGGTGCCAATCTCTCGCTGGGCGGATCGTCGCTGGCAGTGGCGTTCCGCACCAAAAACCGCGAACTGCGTCAGACGGCACTGGCAGCAGCAGCGTCTGCCATCATTGCCGGCATTTCTGAACCGGCGCTGTATGGTGTGGCGGTTCGTCTGAAACGTCCGCTGATCGCCTGTCTGATCAGCGGTTTTATCTGCGGCGCGGTCGCGGGCATTGGCGGGCTGGCCAGCCACTCAATGGCCTCACCGGGTCTTTTCACCAGCGTTCAGTTTTTTGACCCCAGCAATCCCATCAGTATCGTCTGGGTCGGTGCGGTTATGGTGTTGTCGGTGGTGCTGTCGTTTGTGCTGACGCTGCTGTTAGGGTTTGAAGATATTCCTGAAGCGGAAACTGAAACGAAATCCGAATCCGCTACCGCCGCGCATCCCGCGCCGCTTACCGAACGCACCAACGCGATTAATAGCCACTAA
- a CDS encoding LacI family DNA-binding transcriptional regulator codes for MATIQEVAERAGVSKATVSRVLSGNGYVGQEKRERVLKAIAETGYRPNLLARNLATKTSQTIGLVITNTLYSGSYFTELMAHSARIMEQQGRQLILADGKHTAEQEEAAIQFLLDLRCDGIIIYPRFLSIDALDAIISRHKQPILVINRRLRVNQSYCIYSDQHTSSAKAVSHLLSQGHRDIAFITGSLDSPTGVERLSGYRAALAAKGIEADDRRIVAGKWTAQSGMAAMDCLLDRNVPFTALVASNDEMAIGAIKRLTECGIAVPDRVSVIGFDDIPLAPYITPSLSSMKLPVTEMIDETINRLLTMLDGGDWHSQAPFTASLMLRDSVTKGPWSA; via the coding sequence ATGGCAACGATTCAGGAAGTGGCAGAGAGAGCAGGCGTCTCAAAAGCGACAGTGTCACGTGTGCTTTCTGGCAATGGCTATGTCGGGCAGGAGAAGCGTGAAAGGGTGTTAAAAGCGATTGCCGAAACCGGCTACCGTCCCAATCTGCTGGCCCGCAACCTGGCGACTAAAACGTCTCAGACCATCGGACTGGTGATCACCAATACGCTCTATAGCGGCAGCTATTTCACTGAGTTGATGGCGCACTCCGCACGCATCATGGAGCAGCAGGGCCGCCAGCTGATTCTGGCAGATGGTAAACACACCGCTGAGCAGGAAGAAGCGGCGATTCAGTTTTTGCTCGACCTGCGCTGTGACGGCATCATTATCTACCCGCGCTTTCTGAGTATCGACGCGCTGGATGCGATTATCTCCCGCCATAAACAGCCGATACTGGTCATTAACCGGCGGCTACGCGTCAACCAGAGCTACTGCATTTACAGCGATCAGCATACCAGCAGCGCGAAAGCGGTGAGCCATCTGCTGAGTCAGGGACATCGCGATATCGCGTTTATCACCGGTTCGCTGGATTCCCCGACCGGCGTCGAGCGTCTTTCCGGCTATCGCGCTGCGCTGGCTGCTAAAGGTATTGAAGCCGACGACCGCCGTATTGTGGCTGGGAAATGGACGGCGCAAAGCGGCATGGCGGCAATGGACTGTCTGCTGGACCGCAACGTCCCCTTTACTGCGCTGGTGGCGAGTAATGATGAGATGGCGATTGGTGCCATCAAGCGGTTGACCGAATGTGGCATCGCGGTGCCCGATCGGGTATCGGTGATAGGCTTCGATGATATTCCGCTGGCACCTTATATCACGCCGTCTTTATCCAGTATGAAGCTGCCGGTGACGGAGATGATCGATGAAACGATTAACCGCCTGCTGACCATGCTGGATGGCGGTGACTGGCACAGTCAGGCGCCTTTTACGGCCAGCCTGATGCTGCGCGATTCCGTTACTAAAGGCCCCTGGTCCGCTTAA
- a CDS encoding DeoR/GlpR family DNA-binding transcription regulator, with protein MNPRHHQIIQMVNSRGSVTVSELAQLTGVSEVTVRQDLTLLERDRLLRRVHGSALALDSDNVGTRMNTRYATKQALAQHAASLVQPGESVFIEGGSTNALLARALADRADLTLITVSHYIAQLLRDATCEVIVLGGLLQKSSESVVGPLTRYSIQQVHFHRAFVGVDGWHPETGFTGRNMLRCDVVDAVLAKGAESYALTDSSKFGQIRPYPLSSGYQVGHVITDETLDAGTIAHLREQAIEVIQIASN; from the coding sequence ATGAATCCGCGACATCACCAGATTATTCAAATGGTTAACAGCCGGGGCAGCGTAACGGTTAGTGAACTGGCGCAGCTGACCGGTGTTTCTGAAGTGACGGTGCGCCAGGATCTCACGCTGCTGGAACGCGACCGGCTGCTGCGCCGGGTGCATGGCTCCGCGCTGGCGCTGGACAGTGACAATGTCGGCACCCGCATGAATACCCGCTATGCCACTAAGCAGGCGCTGGCGCAACATGCCGCCAGCCTGGTGCAGCCGGGTGAATCGGTGTTCATCGAAGGGGGCAGTACCAATGCGCTGCTGGCACGTGCGCTGGCTGACCGTGCCGATCTCACACTGATTACCGTCAGCCACTATATCGCCCAGCTTCTGCGGGACGCCACCTGTGAAGTGATTGTGCTGGGTGGATTGCTGCAGAAAAGCAGTGAGTCGGTGGTAGGCCCGCTGACGCGTTACTCTATTCAGCAGGTCCATTTTCACAGAGCGTTTGTGGGTGTGGATGGCTGGCACCCGGAGACCGGTTTCACCGGCCGCAATATGCTGCGCTGTGATGTGGTGGATGCCGTGCTGGCGAAAGGTGCTGAAAGCTATGCCCTGACCGATTCCTCTAAATTCGGGCAGATTCGCCCTTATCCGCTCTCATCCGGTTACCAGGTCGGCCATGTGATTACCGATGAGACGCTGGATGCCGGAACCATCGCACACCTCAGGGAACAGGCCATTGAGGTGATACAAATCGCGTCAAATTAA